A single genomic interval of Helianthus annuus cultivar XRQ/B chromosome 6, HanXRQr2.0-SUNRISE, whole genome shotgun sequence harbors:
- the LOC110865148 gene encoding uncharacterized protein LOC110865148 — MGCIAVFRPVILTHPYRNSPNFTSLSVSPNSHNSSTCGCRIATSVRHSGFRKHDHNQLNCYNQYNPSSSSSMENEHEPPQDAILKVISDISRAEGRIGRTSTMILGGTMSDDSTYDRLSLTKMSNIYPASRGFTAIGSGGDDFVQSMVVAVESVVQHPIPQGKVKQKLSSGGKYVSVNIGPVQIVSSKQVQAVYYAMKRDNRMRYFL, encoded by the exons ATGGGGTGTATAGCAGTATTCAGACCCGTAATCCTCACTCATCCATACCGTAACTCCCCCAATTTCACTTCCCTTTCGGTTTCCCCCAACTCGCATAATTCGTCTACTTGTGGTTGTCGAATCGCCACCAGTGTTCGACATTCGGGTTTCCGTAAACACGATCATAATCAGCTCAACTGCTATAATCAATACAacccctcatcatcatcatctatggAGAATGAACATGAGCCCCCTCAAGATGCTATCCTCAAGGTCATTTCAG ATATTTCAAGGGCGGAAGGGAGGATTGGAAGAACTTCCACCATGATTCTTGGAGGAACAATGAGTGATGATTCAACCTATGATAGGCTCAGTCTGACTAAAATG TCAAACATCTACCCTGCTTCTCGAGGATTTACAGCCATTGGATCCGGAGGTGATGATTTTGTGCAATCTATGGTAGTTGCTGTTGAGTCAGTAGTTCAGCATCCAATCCCGCAA GGCAAGGTGAAGCAGAAACTATCATCAGGTGGGAAATATGTATCCGTCAACATTGGACCTGTTCAAATTGTTTCTAGCAAACAG GTTCAAGCTGTATACTATGCTATGAAGAGGGATAATCGAATGAGATATTTCCTGTAG